One Coregonus clupeaformis isolate EN_2021a unplaced genomic scaffold, ASM2061545v1 scaf0718, whole genome shotgun sequence genomic region harbors:
- the cabp4 gene encoding calcium-binding protein 4 isoform X2 — MPEELDELQVAFKEFDYDGDGFLHYKDVADCMRTMGYMPTEMELIEIIQQIKMKWGGHVDFDDFCTELMGPRMLAETAHMMGMREVRSAFKQFDSDGDGRITLEELKDSMKALLGEKLKKGELEEILQDIDLNKDGGIDFDEFVMMLSSR; from the exons ATGCCTGAGGAGTTGGATG AGCTGCAGGTGGCCTTTAAGGAGTTTGACTACGATGGGGATGGCTTCCTGCATTACAAGGACGTGGCCGACTGTATGAGGACCATGGGATACATGCCCACTGAGATGGAGCTCATAGAGATTATACAGCAGATCAAGATGAAAt GGGGCGGTCACGTGGACTTTGATGATTTCTGTACTGAGCTGATGGGCCCTAGGATGCTGGCTGAGACGGCTCACATGATGGGGATGAGGGAGGTACGCAGTGCTTTCAAACAG ttTGACAGCGACGGGGACGGGCGCATCACCTTGGAGGAGCTGAAGGACAGCATGAAGGCTCTGCTGGGCGAGAAGCTGAAGAAGGGGGAGCTGGAGGAGATCCTCCAGGACATTGACCTCAACAAGGACGGTGGGATAGACTTCGACG AGTTTGTCATGATGCTGTCATCGCGGTAG
- the cabp4 gene encoding calcium-binding protein 4 isoform X1, with the protein MVVGCVCVCVCVCVCVRACVSVSELQVAFKEFDYDGDGFLHYKDVADCMRTMGYMPTEMELIEIIQQIKMKWGGHVDFDDFCTELMGPRMLAETAHMMGMREVRSAFKQFDSDGDGRITLEELKDSMKALLGEKLKKGELEEILQDIDLNKDGGIDFDEFVMMLSSR; encoded by the exons ATGgttgttgggtgtgtgtgtgtgtgtgtgtgtgtgtgtgtgtgtgtacgtgcatgcgtgAGTGTCTCAGAGCTGCAGGTGGCCTTTAAGGAGTTTGACTACGATGGGGATGGCTTCCTGCATTACAAGGACGTGGCCGACTGTATGAGGACCATGGGATACATGCCCACTGAGATGGAGCTCATAGAGATTATACAGCAGATCAAGATGAAAt GGGGCGGTCACGTGGACTTTGATGATTTCTGTACTGAGCTGATGGGCCCTAGGATGCTGGCTGAGACGGCTCACATGATGGGGATGAGGGAGGTACGCAGTGCTTTCAAACAG ttTGACAGCGACGGGGACGGGCGCATCACCTTGGAGGAGCTGAAGGACAGCATGAAGGCTCTGCTGGGCGAGAAGCTGAAGAAGGGGGAGCTGGAGGAGATCCTCCAGGACATTGACCTCAACAAGGACGGTGGGATAGACTTCGACG AGTTTGTCATGATGCTGTCATCGCGGTAG